From a single Tissierellales bacterium genomic region:
- the spoVG gene encoding septation regulator SpoVG has protein sequence MEVTDVRIRKMTEEGKMKAIVSVTFDDEFVVHDIKVIEGLNGLFIAMPSRKMADDEFRDIAHPINSKTRNKIQEAIFKEYEKNIEEK, from the coding sequence GTGGAAGTTACAGATGTAAGGATTAGAAAAATGACGGAAGAAGGAAAAATGAAGGCGATTGTTTCTGTTACTTTTGACGATGAGTTTGTTGTACATGATATAAAAGTCATTGAAGGGCTAAATGGATTATTTATTGCTATGCCTAGTAGGAAAATGGCAGATGATGAATTTAGAGACATAGCTCATCCAATTAATTCAAAGACTAGAAACAAAATCCAAGAGGCAATTTTTAAAGAATATGAAAAGA